From the Ostrinia nubilalis chromosome 16, ilOstNubi1.1, whole genome shotgun sequence genome, one window contains:
- the LOC135079491 gene encoding WD repeat, SAM and U-box domain-containing protein 1-like has translation MPDGEGSYLLATAGADSLVRLWLIEIDEEAATAQMRMVREVHAHGGGASCVRWGGAGLLASAGGDRWARVWRGRRGEGEGGGGEGAGLVQLRAVAAVPAGGAGGAPAVALLDDADGGFLVAVGTLSGELALWRLPAEGAGALDDDADAPRFWDEAGVVRWLREYVTRAPGMGLVSAELAVETEEAARAAALSGARLLDDAVPDLLAAVFGCSEDEEVAVEEKSEEAQGRAALRARLRDELEWLRRAPPPPALARAAPHALLCPLSHRLLREPARAADGFSYERRALREWLVAGGSSPLSGRRLRNARLHPNYALRDALRAFLRDQAGDE, from the exons ATGCCGGACGGGGAGGGATCGTATTTGTTGGCCACCGCCGGCGCCGATTCGCTCGTGAGGCTGTGGCTGATCGAGATCGACGAG GAGGCGGCAACTGCGCAGATGCGCATGGTCCGCGAGGTGCACGCGCACGGCGGCGGCGCGTCGTGCGTGCGCTGGGGCGGCGCGGGGCTGCTGGCGTCGGCCGGCGGCGACCGCTGGGCGCGCGTgtggcgcgggcggcgcggcgaggGCGAGGGGGGCGGGGGTGAGGGCGCGGGGCTCGTGCAACTGCGCGCGGTGGCCGCGGTGCCGGcggggggcgcgggcggcgcgcccGCTGTGGCCTTGCTAGATGACGCTG ACGGCGGTTTCCTGGTGGCGGTGGGCACGCTGAGCGGCGAGCTGGCGCTGTGGCGGCTGCCGGCGGAGGGCGCGGGCGCGCTGGACGACGACGCCGACGCGCCGCGCTTCTGGGACGAGGCGGGCGTGGTGCGCTGGCTGCGCGAGTACGTCACGCGAGCGCCGG GCATGGGGCTGGTGTCGGCGGAGCTGGCGGTGGAGACGGAggaggcggcgcgcgcggcggcgctgTCGGGCGCGCGGCTGCTGGACGACGCCGTGCCCGACCTGCTGGCCGCCGTCTTCGGCTGTA GCGAGGACGAGGAGGTGGCAGTGGAAGAGAAGTCCGAGGAAGCCCAGGGCCGAGCGGCGCTGCGGGCGCGCCTGCGCGACGAGCTCGAGTGGCTGCGGCGCGCGCCCCCGCCGCCCGCGCTG GCGCGGGCGGCGCCGCACGCGCTGCTGTGCCCGCTGTCGCACCGCCTGCTGCGCGagccggcgcgcgcggcggACGGGTTCTCGTACGAGCGGCGCGCGCTGCGCGAGTGGCTGGTGGCGGGCGGGTCGTCGCCGCTGTCGGGCCGGCGCCTGCGCAACGCGCGCCTGCACCCCAACTACGCGCTGCGCGACGCGCTGCGGGCCTTCCTGCGCGACCAAGCCGGGGACGAGTAG
- the LOC135079490 gene encoding probable cytosolic iron-sulfur protein assembly protein CIAO1 homolog codes for MEVGEPRLLQTVRALRGEVTCADACGARLAAGGGDRTLRLWRWAGGGGWAEDAVVRNAHRYGVTGARWSPGGALLASSGVDGALRVWGGRALEPRRTLAAPRAAAARALCWVGGTRLLAGHDDGVLCVWHVARACVLARLAAHEGALHAVAAPAGGALLLTACTEGVLKVFDLIYVEAVTRKPIRLHSRGSTERMT; via the exons ATGGAGGTGGGCGAGCCTCGGCTGCTGCAGACGGTGCGCGCGCTGCGCGGCGAGGTGACGTGCGCGGACGCGTGCGGCGCGCGgctggcggcgggcggcggcgaccGCACGCTGCGGCTGTGGCGctgggcgggcggcggcggctgggCCGAGGACGCCGTCGTGCGAAACGCACACCG GTACGGCGTGACGGGCGCGCGCTGGTCGCCGGGCGGCGCGCTGCTGGCGTCGAGCGGCGTGGACGGCGCGCTGCGCGTGTGGGGCGGGCGCGCGCTCGAGCCGCGCCGCACGCtcgccgcgccgcgcgccgccgccgcccgcgcgctCTGCTGGGTGGGCGGCACGAGGCTGCTCGCAG GTCACGACGACGGAGTGCTGTGCGTGTGGCACGTGGCGCGCGCGTGCGTGCTGGCGCGGCTGGCGGCGCACGAGGGCGCGCTGCACGCCGTGGCCGCGCCCGCCGGCGGCGCGCTGCTGCTCACCGCCTGCACCGAGGGCGTGCTCAAGGTCTTCGACTTG ATTTATGTAGAGGCGGTAACGAGGAAACCAATCCGACTCCACTCACGTGGATCGACGGAGCGCATGACCTAG